The following coding sequences are from one Natrarchaeobaculum sulfurireducens window:
- a CDS encoding uroporphyrinogen-III synthase codes for MTDRPTVAVFRPDDERIEAAVATLESLEATPVADPMLEIEPTGETPRRDADYAILTSTTGVELAAEAAWDHGNGLVCAIGPKTADALREAGYDVDVVPEEYTSSGMVEALDGEVDGARVEIARSDHGSPVLPDGLEAAGAYVHETTLYRLARPDGSGHAAERAADGDLDAACFTSPLTVEHFLEAADARGIREETLTGLEDVVVGVIGGPTRRRAEHCGVPVDVVPDEATFDALARETLEAVRS; via the coding sequence ATGACTGACCGGCCCACCGTCGCCGTCTTTCGACCCGACGACGAGCGCATCGAGGCTGCCGTCGCCACCCTCGAGTCGCTCGAGGCGACCCCCGTCGCCGACCCGATGCTCGAGATCGAGCCGACCGGGGAAACGCCACGACGCGACGCCGACTACGCGATCCTCACGAGTACGACCGGCGTCGAACTCGCCGCGGAGGCGGCCTGGGACCACGGCAACGGGCTCGTCTGTGCGATCGGGCCAAAAACGGCCGACGCCCTCCGCGAAGCGGGTTACGACGTCGACGTCGTCCCCGAGGAGTACACCTCGAGCGGGATGGTCGAGGCCCTGGACGGAGAGGTCGACGGCGCACGCGTCGAGATCGCCCGCAGCGACCACGGCAGCCCCGTGTTGCCCGACGGTCTCGAGGCCGCCGGCGCGTACGTCCACGAGACGACCCTCTACCGGCTCGCCAGACCCGACGGCAGCGGCCACGCGGCCGAGCGTGCCGCCGACGGCGACCTCGACGCCGCCTGTTTCACCTCACCGCTGACCGTCGAACACTTCCTCGAGGCCGCCGACGCCCGCGGCATCCGCGAGGAGACCCTCACCGGACTCGAGGACGTCGTCGTCGGCGTCATCGGCGGACCCACCCGACGCCGGGCCGAACACTGTGGCGTTCCCGTCGACGTCGTCCCCGACGAAGCCACGTTCGACGCCCTCGCACGCGAGACACTCGAGGCCGTCCGCTCGTAG